From Pieris rapae chromosome 15, ilPieRapa1.1, whole genome shotgun sequence:
TACCGtatgttattttcaatttttttaatgttactgtaataaaagaaacttgatattatgttagttatttttaagatttattgttactcttacaattttgaaatttttatgagattttaaataattttgcttaGAATAATTAGACATGTCTTATTATTCTAAGTAATTTTGACTGTTATGTGAAGaatgttttacaaaaactaGTTTAAGAATTAGGCGGTGATTACTGCGTTAactgttaaataaaagatcTCTAGCAATTATAAGATTCACTGTAATTTAAGGCTCATGTTACAATAACGTAATGTAAAAATCCATCCAAGCTAATCACTTTATTagtcgtttttttttaatattaccctAATGTGCAATAATACAATTGTCGCATACAATGTGAGCTGTATTGTAGTATTttgaaactaataaatatgtgaAGACGAggaatgttttattacttaggCCCGGCGCGCTTTATCGGCATCGGCAAAAAAGGGATCCTTCGGCATTCTTACATGCAAGCGCACACGGTCGGAAACTATGTCacttcactttatttttaatggcgaCTTCTGTGTAAATCACAATTCCGCCAATGTCGCGCTCTAAGTCTTAACAAGGAAACTATGTCTTGGCATGCTGCAACGTTCGTCGACAACGTCGTTCTACGAGGCGTCCTTAAGCTTTGGTCTGGTGATCATGACACACAACGCTGCGGTATGCGTTGCCGGACACTCAATCATATGAAAAACGTCGAGAATGTTCTCTTGTTCCGTCGCAGTATGCGTCAGCGGTGAAGGGGAGGTGTACTGCCGCACAGCGCGGCGTCCTTCTCGGTTCAACGCTGCGGTGTGCGGTGTGCGTCACTGAGTCAATATGGAAAATTGTTCATGTTTACGTCTACCTTGGTAGCTGCGGCAAAATCAACTGACCACCTCTCCGCAGGGACATGCTGCGTCGTGACGCTGCGTTACGGCGCATACCGCAGCGTTGTGCGTCATGATCACTAGACCAAAGCTTTAAGAATGTGCACTGTCGTCGTTAACCCCGAGTATTGCCTCGGCCCTCGGCGACGGGCGACGGCGTACCGAAGGTCCCGAAGCAGTCTCAAAGCTGCTGATGCAGTAGCCTCAAGCTTACCGAAGCGGTATTTTTGTTACTACGATCATATATCATGGAAATTTCTACTTTATTGCTATGAAGTTAATGTGTAATGCTTTTTGTCACCTGAAATCCTCAGCCGTGCCGATTCCGATAATGTGCGCTGGGCTTTAAATGCGAGAgacatttttgttgtttatttaggtcttttatatattgcaaatgctatttaaaattatttatgattttcaaAACCTTACTAAGAAGACCTCGTCCGTGGGAGTACCTGTCGAAATTGGAACACTTACAACTTAAAAGTCCTAAAATACCGAAAAGTATTGTACTGTTtggtatatgtataatttcaaAGGGATGGGAATTTCAGGGGGATGAGATAAGAAGAAGTGACTCAGTGAATAATGATATGGTCCTAGTAAATTTGTATAGAATTATaatgaacatataaataaaaaatataaaacctgttttatttaaccatgTCACCCTTAcatctaattatattataggtaGTGGTTTTAGTGTAGGTACTTACgttaggtatatttattgcaatttgttTAGACCCGTAGGCTAGGTTAGGTtagatatagttttattatttttgtgaatataattgtgaatttaGGAAAATAGATAACTGTAACGATGAACATTCGTACTGAGGCATTCATTAGATAATGACTGGGAATTTCATGCATTAAATGGGAGCTGATAAGGTGGTGATAAGTAATTAGCTATGGTTTAGAGAATAGagtacaaacttttttttttagttttgttcaGTCATGATTTTTAGGTTGGTCAGCCTTGAGCAGTATACATATTggagattttttttgaaaatatatatccgGTTTGAGACTTGGGGATCAACCCGGATATATACACTACTTAGATATATCATAAACACTTAAATTTGTCGAAATGTGGGcctatattgtattaattaaaaatttaatcaattactttGAAcctaaatacttatttatagattttgagtttttgtgccttatatgttattatattaattattataaaacttttaaaattgcgTTAATGATTAACaatacattgtaataaaaacaattctaaCGTATCGtaaacgtaatttaataagtaaaatctcacccaatttataaatagattctTCTCCTATtcctttatatgtttttattatttagcacTATTAATTAATCGACACTTTCAGTCACGCTTCCTCAGTGGCCTATATGTCcgtactaaattatattctttaatactGTGACGTCACAGTTTTAACGCTTCACGTTTCCCTTTCCGAGCCCCATATCGCAACAATTCTACTTGAATTACTTAATCAGTTCATATGATAACAGGAACATTCTGGAACATTCCAATTCTAATTATAGTTCCGCCTTTTGTCACtagtttgtatattatatactttatactgAAATGACCAGTCAGGATATACTCTGCAAtcctaaaaaaaatgatgttcccatcgtttttttatgtttgcatTTACGCCAAATctaataacctatctcaatccattttggACCATCTGACatattaatccaaatattaataaaagtgtgccaaataaaaataaataaataaacaatcgacggattgtactAGCTATCTGTtaatacaagctatccatggtaagtcggatcggtgtatcaTGTATGTGGTATgtaaatgacagttcaactgtgcctaCCAATaccctatcttaagattttaacttacctacaccagtttttaaaataattaaaaagctcattgataagttttaaacgtagacatatattttaatattatttgtacggttttatttactttatttggtttatattgattatcaattGCATTGCATACTATGCGTCGTCAAAAATGAaatgtcttcgtagggtttggttattagGAAGCAGATAGGAGACGATCGAcagtcacggtctgatctcagattattttcaatctgagattgtggattaattatttgattcgGGCGTTAGTGattgtgttattataaaaaatgccCAGGTAAGATAAATGTGATTGCGTCAGGCCTCACAGAGAGGATACAAGACTTCATtgtctatattttttctagaaaacatttaacataatattaactaaaatagacTTAAACTCAGAGCTCTCGATAAATCATCGTCATCACTATCATCTGGATAAGAtgattcaattaaaaagtatataattttcttagaactcatttaaaaaaatactcaaaacgtaaaaaaatgttaatgaaatattcaaaatccaaattacttaaaataaacataaatagttTTCAATCAACTATTATTGTTTACcacattatttatacattaatgaGGTTGCTAACtctatgcattttttttttcaacactGAACTTAGCGCACTCTGCTGATGCATTTGAAAACTAATTCACGTTCCAATTAAGCTTCAGCATAATATTCGGCAATGTGCGCCACTGAGTCGCATTATGCTCTGCAATTTACTACCAAAGCTAACCGTTGCTGATATAGGTTATCCTCGTTCTCCGTTTGTCTGTACTTATGTCATTTTGACTTACGTCAAGCTAAAATGTGATACGTCTAGTTTACGTTTTCTCGAAGCTCACTCGAgctaatttgtattttgttacattttaaatatttctacaaaaagtatgttattaattgttttattaaacataaaagtagaaaatcgataagatattattttgtgtttatttaaaattgcaaGATGGAGGCTCCTTCAATGGATACTGTTTATCAGGCCATAAGCGCCTTATATGATAACCCTAATgttaatgaaaaagaaaaggcTTCGTTATGGCTCGGAGATGTACAAAAATCGGTACGTTACGTTTGCTTTATAGTTTAAGTTTTGCAAGAAATTTCGAATATAtatcatgtatttatttcagatacatTCTTGGAAAGTAGCCGACGAACTGTTGCaccagaaaaaaaattttcaagCTTGTTACTTTGCAGCTCAAACAATGAGATCAAAGGTTCAACATAATTTATCTGAACTACCCGATGATGCTGTAATTTCTCTCAGGGACTCTCTGATATTGCACTTAGAATCTGTATCTCCAGATGTCAACTCAGCAATTCTTACTCAACTATCTTTAGCCTTAGCTGATCTAGCTTTACAGATGCCCACTTGGCAAAACTGTGTTAGTgaccttataaaaatattttctaataaaaataattttgctcTGCTTGAAATATTGACAGTGCTACCTCAAGAAATAGACTCATCAAGTCTTAAATTAGGTGACAATCGTCGTGAGCAGATAAAGTTAGATCTTAGAGGAAACTCTCCCATAGtagtaatttttcttaagGATTGTATAAATAGTTCACAGACTTCTAACATagcattgaaaataataaggtGCATGACATCATGGACCCAAGTGAAAGCAATAAATCTTCAGGAATTAGCTCAGAACCCTGTAGTTGGTTTATGTGCGCAAGTTTTAAGGgattataatacaaacaattcatTACATGAGGCAGCAACAGACTGTATGTGCGCTATTCTAGACTGTTTAGAGCAAAACAACAATGGAGATGAGGTTGAAAGAATGTTATTTGACAGTTTGTCAGCTTTAGAAGAAAGCTATCACTTAGCAGTAGCTCATGAAGATGAGGAAAAAGCTGCAAACTTAGCTAGACTATTTACTGAACTGGGAGAAACATTTTTAGagagaataataattagtacagCAAATGGACAAGCCCATTTTGCAATGCGTTCTCTGGAACTTGCTTTAGTATGTGTTGGACATCATGATTATGAAGTAAGTATGTCACATATAGCATTTACCAATTATTTTCTTGAATAGTGGTTATATGCTAAAGCTGCAAGAAACAGTGAAAATTGgacttattttaattgcctattttttaatcaaatgacttaaatacataatttattacctttgctgaaatattttaattacagataGCTGAAATTACATTCAATCTGTGGTATAGATTATCAGAAGAAGTATACCAACGGGATTACCAACAGTTAACAGATGCTTTTAAGCCTCATATCGAAAGATTAATAGAAGCTTTAGCACGACACTGTCAGTGTGAACCTGATGACCAGAACTTGCCTGAAGAAGGAGATGAATTCTATGTTAGttaatatgttaaatgttttctaGAAAAAATCAGGTCTTGTATCCTCTCTGAGGCTTGACGCATGTACATCTTACATGGACAATTTTTCTAATTTCACAATCACTaaatgcaatttaaataaacattattttttttaggattTCCGAGTGAAAGTATATGAGCTTATAAAGGATGTGGTATTCATAGTTGGATCTAGTTCTGTTTTCCGAAAGATGTTCTCAGTGCTACAAGCTAACTTGCCTTGGGAGCAGACAGAAGCTGCACTATTTATAATGCAAGCAGTAGCTAAAAATATACTTCCGTGAGTAGAggctattaattacttattaattagttatttggTAAAGAATGATTGACTAATCTTTTATTGTACTTTATTAAATGcagaatacatattttacatatgaTTTAGTCCCACAAAATAGACcccaataataatgttttcagCAGAGAAGAATATGACTTTGTCCCTAAAGTCATAGAAGCAATCTTGTCTATGCCTGAAGACAGCCACTTAGCTGTGATGAATACTTGTATTCAGTTACTTGGAGAGTTGTGTGACTGGATTGAAAAGCATCCGCAATGCCTGGAGCCATGTCTTCGGTTTTTAGTCAGATCTCTGGTGCAACCTAAATTGGCTAATGCTGCTGCTGTTGCTCTCcaggtaatattatttattcccgATTAAATAAGAAAGCCTAACAAAAGATCTAACTATTTTATCTTCAGCACATTCATCTTTGttcaataattgttattgCTATATGATGAGAAGTGATCAAAGTTACAGTTAGTTATTACACTAAcaagatttagttttttaatgttatgagAAACAATTCACATATTGcattatgtatttatgaattttctgTTGTTATTATTCGTTTCTGGCATCTTATTACACAATTTCCATTGAggtggacctatttgtttgtacgctggctgagttcacaagagatgcttgctatattgttagttataagatttaggaatttaagtttaattttttaatgtgtgtatgtaggttagttggtgtgggtaatataatggaattctatcgcatcagttgtaactgttaagataggaaaatttactggaaataaataaaataaaaaatttgtataaatactgtgataataaaattctgtttgtatgtattattttattaacatatgtGCAATCGATTTTCTCATAGAACATCTGCAAAGCCTGTCGCAGTGAGGCGTCGTGTCATGCAGCATTAGTCGTGGAAGCAGCTCGAGCTGCAGACCAACTCGCACTTCCCATTCACACAGCTTCTACACTCATGAGGGCCCTCGCTGCTGCCATCTCCCGGTTACCACATGATCAGGTATATAGATCTATTAAGAACCATTATTATTGTATCTACAATTTCTTATAGATTTTCATTAAAAGAAGTGCTGATGAATCTTCAACAAAATGAGGAAAAGCGTGggcatataaaaattatagaattatttcacatcaatgttttataaactattattttattagcaaagcgccactcacgcggGCAATACGGATAGTGAACAGAGTTGCTATTGAggtggacctatttgtttgtacactggctgagttcacaggAGTTGctagctatattgttagtgatggatagatagatttaggaatataagtttaattttttaatgtttttatctagaatagttggtgtgggattttggaattctatcgtattagtaattactgttaagatagaaaaatgtagtgataaataaataaataaataaaaattttttatcttatctaTCTAGCTTTGTTCAGCCATGCGCGAGTCAGTAGGAGTGCAATTGGCAGGGCTGTCAGCCCTATTGGAGAGTAACACAGAACTACGCAAGGGGTCCCCTACTGATCCTGTTCTGTGGCTCGACCGGGTGGCAGCCCTATTCCGCGATGTGGACGTGGCACCCCCTTCTGACCCATCAAAAGGCCACCCTTGtatgccggcctttaaggacGCCTGGCCTGTGCTACATAGAACAATGCAGAAGttagtttatttctttattcttttagAATGTATAGAAAATTGTCTTTTATCTCCcattgacaattttaataaaatcattcccTTAACacactaaaaatgtatgtaaagattcagatgtttaaaaaataatagctgTCCGAACTcaacggaattaaaaatctgagTGTATATATTAGACGCATTataattttcgttttttaaagCCCTGTAACTTTTTTCCTTTGCATTTTAGCGAAATGCCTCTCATTTTTtgtaaagaatttaattttctacaagACACCAAAAAAagggaaattaattaaattaaaaagaattaatttgaaaaaaaaaattcgatgatttttaatgaaaataaagatttataattttttttttcaatgctTTTTTCTTACCGTTGATATTGGATAACAAAATGTTACCATAAAAGCAATAACAATTTCAGATACGTACGGGAAGGGCGTGTAATGGAACGTGCGTGCCGTTGCGTACGTTTCTGCGTACGAGGCACTGGACGTGACGCAGCAGAACTGCTTCCCGCTCTTGCTACTTCTCTTCCCCCCCTTTACGCAATCCACCAGCACTCCTGTCTTCTCTATTTGACTGGAGTACTGGCAGACGCTTTAGGAGGGCCATTAAGTGCCCCGCCTTTAGCCCATCTCCTTCATGCCCTTTTGCCCCCAGCGTTAGAACTCCTAGGTAAACCTGACGGACTAAAGGACAACCCGGATACAGTTGATGATTTGTATCGGCTCTGTGTGAGGtaaggaattttattttaacttgtttttattatgcaactatattaaaaggccggcaacgcactcgcgagcctctagcattgagagtgtccatgggcggcggtatcacttaacatcatgtTGCCTCCTAcgcgtttgccccctgttctataaataaaataaattgcaaatGTTTTTCGATTAACAACATTATCTTTGacctatgtaaataaatatgcttGGCTTTTGATCCAAAttccaatttaaattttctcatTATTACTGTGTACTCtgttatatactaatataacggtttaaatttatgacACTGGTTCAacttgaaaatgtatttaaatcacAGACAACAAAATCTCTGGCTGATATAATgtactgtaaaataaaataaaatttcagggTAGTTTCGTTAATTGTAGCACCCACATGttgtatatctttattcatcatatattatgtcaggttttaataataaggcaGAACAGACGTCACCAAGAGATTACAAAGTTGTatgaatgtttattataaatttgatgtTTCGTGTTCACCTCATGAAATATGTTTTGGGAGTGcgtaatatattatctacttAGCTTGGAACAATAAGAAATgacgaattaaaattattgctttaatattataattaaatgtataatgtatcatgtattccgtctttgtttatattttcagtgtagttgtttgtatatataatgttagctgtaggattactaaataaataaattgtaattaatcatCACTCGGAAGAAAGTGCGATTCCTCAATATGTCAGA
This genomic window contains:
- the LOC110994337 gene encoding transportin-3 isoform X1, which codes for MEAPSMDTVYQAISALYDNPNVNEKEKASLWLGDVQKSIHSWKVADELLHQKKNFQACYFAAQTMRSKVQHNLSELPDDAVISLRDSLILHLESVSPDVNSAILTQLSLALADLALQMPTWQNCVSDLIKIFSNKNNFALLEILTVLPQEIDSSSLKLGDNRREQIKLDLRGNSPIVVIFLKDCINSSQTSNIALKIIRCMTSWTQVKAINLQELAQNPVVGLCAQVLRDYNTNNSLHEAATDCMCAILDCLEQNNNGDEVERMLFDSLSALEESYHLAVAHEDEEKAANLARLFTELGETFLERIIISTANGQAHFAMRSLELALVCVGHHDYEIAEITFNLWYRLSEEVYQRDYQQLTDAFKPHIERLIEALARHCQCEPDDQNLPEEGDEFYDFRVKVYELIKDVVFIVGSSSVFRKMFSVLQANLPWEQTEAALFIMQAVAKNILPREEYDFVPKVIEAILSMPEDSHLAVMNTCIQLLGELCDWIEKHPQCLEPCLRFLVRSLVQPKLANAAAVALQNICKACRSEASCHAALVVEAARAADQLALPIHTASTLMRALAAAISRLPHDQLCSAMRESVGVQLAGLSALLESNTELRKGSPTDPVLWLDRVAALFRDVDVAPPSDPSKGHPCMPAFKDAWPVLHRTMQKYVREGRVMERACRCVRFCVRGTGRDAAELLPALATSLPPLYAIHQHSCLLYLTGVLADALGGPLSAPPLAHLLHALLPPALELLGKPDGLKDNPDTVDDLYRLCVRYLQRIPLQFVESGCCTAVVSCGVKAARLDHRDANCSLMSFLYDLLRLAHESDPATPLGSQINAIVSEYGEALTYALLEASALYLHAYMLSEVGKVLLELVDWQRRHGVDWVAAALPRLPRGRAHATEQQCWQFHQYAVKAEKCKEATRLLRDFARLYR
- the LOC110994337 gene encoding transportin-3 isoform X2; this translates as MEAPSMDTVYQAISALYDNPNVNEKEKASLWLGDVQKSIHSWKVADELLHQKKNFQACYFAAQTMRSKVQHNLSELPDDAVISLRDSLILHLESVSPDVNSAILTQLSLALADLALQMPTWQNCVSDLIKIFSNKNNFALLEILTVLPQEIDSSSLKLGDNRREQIKLDLRGNSPIVVIFLKDCINSSQTSNIALKIIRCMTSWTQVKAINLQELAQNPVVGLCAQVLRDYNTNNSLHEAATDCMCAILDCLEQNNNGDEVERMLFDSLSALEESYHLAVAHEDEEKAANLARLFTELGETFLERIIISTANGQAHFAMRSLELALVCVGHHDYEIAEITFNLWYRLSEEVYQRDYQQLTDAFKPHIERLIEALARHCQCEPDDQNLPEEGDEFYDFRVKVYELIKDVVFIVGSSSVFRKMFSVLQANLPWEQTEAALFIMQAVAKNILPEEYDFVPKVIEAILSMPEDSHLAVMNTCIQLLGELCDWIEKHPQCLEPCLRFLVRSLVQPKLANAAAVALQNICKACRSEASCHAALVVEAARAADQLALPIHTASTLMRALAAAISRLPHDQLCSAMRESVGVQLAGLSALLESNTELRKGSPTDPVLWLDRVAALFRDVDVAPPSDPSKGHPCMPAFKDAWPVLHRTMQKYVREGRVMERACRCVRFCVRGTGRDAAELLPALATSLPPLYAIHQHSCLLYLTGVLADALGGPLSAPPLAHLLHALLPPALELLGKPDGLKDNPDTVDDLYRLCVRYLQRIPLQFVESGCCTAVVSCGVKAARLDHRDANCSLMSFLYDLLRLAHESDPATPLGSQINAIVSEYGEALTYALLEASALYLHAYMLSEVGKVLLELVDWQRRHGVDWVAAALPRLPRGRAHATEQQCWQFHQYAVKAEKCKEATRLLRDFARLYR